Below is a genomic region from Phycisphaerae bacterium.
GTATGACTGTAGGAGGCGAGTCAATGACCCGCAACCCGGCTACCTCAGGCGAGTACTGGCGAGGCGGAAGAGCGACGCCCCCAGGCCGAGAGCAGCAGGGCCGATCACGGGGATCAGGATCACGGCGATCTCAGCGTCCTGGCGGTCAGTTTCGTTCCGACCGGCGGGGTATTCTCGGATTCGCGACCCTACAGGATGAACCGGCTCACGTCTTCCTTCTCCCAGACGCTGACCAGGCGCTCGCGGACCATGGCACCATCGACGGTCACGTTATCGCCGCGGCGTTCGGGGGCGTCGAAGGACAGCTGCTCCAGCACCTTCTCCATGATCGTATACAGCCGGCGGGCGCCGATGTTGGTCATATTGCGGTTGACCTGGGCGGCGATATCGGCCATGGCCTCGACTGCGTCGTCGGTGAACTCGAGGCGGACGCCCTCGGTGGCCATCAGGGCGATCTGCTGACGGGTGAGGGCGTTCTGCGGCTGGGTCAGGATGCGGACGAAATCCTCCTTGCCCAGTTCGCTCAGCTCCACCCGGATCGGGAAGCGGCCCTGAAGTTCGGGCATCAGGTCTGACGGCTTGCTGACGTGGAACGCACCGGCGGCGATGAACAGGATGTGGTCGGTCTTGACCGGCCCTTGGCGCGTGGTCACGGTCGAGCCTTCGACGATAGGGAGCAGGTCGCGTTGGACCCCCTGCCGGGAAACGTCCGGACCGTGGGTACTGGCCGGGCCGGCAATCTTGTCGATCTCATCGATGAAGATGATCCCGCTGTTCTCAGTGCGCCGGATGGCCATCTCGATGGCCTTCTCGCGATCGATGAGCTGGTCGGAGGTCTGATGGACCAGGAGCTTGCGAGCCTCGCGGACCGGCAGCCGGCGAGTTTTGGTCTGCTGGGGTACCAGCCGCTCGAGGAAGTTCTGCAGTTCGGGGTCGAGCTGATCCATGCCTACGGTAGCCATCAGGCCGACGGGAGCCGCCCGTTCCTCGGCCCGGACCTCGACCTCGCGGTCGTCGAAGTCGCCGTCGCGGAGCTTCTGGCGAAACTTCTCTCGGGTGCGATAGCGGGACTGAGCCTCCTCGCTGTTGGGATCGCTGGGCAGCTCCCCGGGTCGTCCCCCGGGCAGGAGGGCATCCAGAAGCCGCTCCTCGGCCAGGCGCTCGGCCTCTTGTCGAACGACCTCCGCCTGCTCCTGGCGGACCATGTGGATAGCCAGATCGAGCAGTTCGCGGATCATGCTCTCAACGTCACGGCCGTGGTACCCGACCTCGGTGTACTTCGACGCCTCGACCTTCAGGAAAGGGGCATTCACCAGCTTGGCCAGCCGGCGGGCGATCTCAGTCTTGCCCACGCCGGTCGGGCCGGCCATGAGGATGTTCTTGGGTCCCACCTCGCCACGCATCGCCTCGGGGAGCTGCTGCCGCCGCCATCGGTTCCGCACCGCCACGGCCACAGCCCGCTTGGCATCCGCCTGGCCGACGATGTAGTTGTCCAGTTCTTCGACAATCTGCCTCGGGGTCAAGTCCTTCATGACATCCACCGCAGAAACAGCCTTGGTTCACGCGGGATTCTATGCGAGTATGACACGGCGGTCGAGGGAGCGCGGCGACTGGCGGCAGGTTGCGTTTTCGCTTGCCAATCCGGGGTGGTTTGGACGATACTATGGGCTGTAGCCGGGTCACGGCGGGGTACGACATGGAGGCGTGCCAGTCTGCCGAGCGGCCACACGGCTCAAGGATGGAATGATGAACTCCCGACCGATTGCCGTCTTCGATTCGGGGCTCGGCGGTTTGACTGTCGTCCGTGCCCTTCGCCAGCACCTTCCCCACGAGTCGATTGTCTACTTTGGCGATACGGCTCGCGTGCCCTATGGCACCAAGTCGTCGCCAACGATTCTGCAGTTTGCGGAGCAGGACTGCCGGTTCCTGATGCGGTTCAGTCCGAAGATGGTGATTGTGGCCTGCAACACGGCCAGCGCTCTGGCGCTGGACGAGCTCACCCAGAAGTTCGACCTACCGCTGCTCGGTGTGGTCAAGCCGGGGGCTTCGGAGGCCGTTCGCCAAGCCCGCGGACAGAGCATCGCGATCCTGGCCACCGAGGCCACGGTTGCCTCGCAGGCCTACCCGCGGGCGATTCATGAGCTGGCACCCCGGACGCCGGTCACCCAACAGCGGTGTCCCAGTCTGGTTCCGCTCATCGAGGAAGGTCGCTCCAGCGACGATCCGATCATGCTCATGCTGCTCAACGAGTACTTGGACGGTATCCGCCAGCTCGACCCGGCGGTCGTACTGTTGGGCTGCACGCACTATCCCTTGGTCGCCGAAGCCATCGCCCGGCTGATGCCCCAGGCCAATGTGGTTGACTCGGCGGACGCCACCGCGCGCTGGGCGAAGCAGATGCTCGCCCACATGGAAATCTTGTCGCTGTCCACTGACCCGGGTAGACTCCGCTGCTATGTCAGCGACAACCCTCAGCGATTTCGCGAGATTGGCGGCCGGTTCCTCGGTCAAGCCATCCGCGACGTTACCTGGATCACGCCGGAGCAGTTCTTCACCGACGACTCCTCCCCACCGGCAAACCCTAGCCCGGCATCCTTCGCCCCCGCCGCTCGCGTGGCGTGAGGATGCGGCTGGCAGCAGTCCCGCTCGTGTTCCCGCCCCGTGGGTGGGTTTCGTCCCGAGCAGCAGGGGAGCGATCCCTTTCACCGCGACGATGATTGCCGTCCTTCTGGTGGTGGGGTGTTCGGACCATCAGAAGCGTACCTGGAAACACCGATCCGCCGCCGACAACTACCGCACGGCCTTGGAGGCGGAGAACGCCGACGACCGACGCGACGCGGTCGCTCGGATTGCCGAGAGCGGATACGTTGCGAGCGAAGATGCTTTCCAGGTCCTTGATACGGCCGCTCGCACCGACCCGGCATTCCAGATCCGCTGCATCGCCATACGAGCCTTGGCGACCTACAAGGACGCTCGCCCCCTCAAGACGCTGCTCATGATTCTCCAGGCCACGACCGAGGCCGAGCAAGCCCTGCCACCCAATGATGACGTTCGATGGGAGACGGTGGCAGCCATGTTGAAGTTGAGCCGCAAGGGAGCACTCGCCGGCCAGGAGCCGAGCCTGGTCCGCGACATCCTGATCAAACTGGCGGAGACCGACACCTCGCGCAATGTCCGGATTGCCGCGCTGGAAGCCCTGGGCGATTTCAAGGACAGGCAGGTCTTGCTGCCCCTCGTCCGGTCGTTGCGAACCCAGGATTTCGCCATCGCCGAGCGAGCGGAAGGCTCCCTGATCCGGCTCACCGGTGAGACGCACTACGCCGACGCGGACGCGTGGGAGAAGTGGATCGCCTCCGCCGAGGACCCGTTTGCCAACGCCGGTCGCGTACCACCCTCGACCCGCCCTGCCGGGCCCACCTGGTTCGATCGGCAGAAGCGAGCCTTCAAGCGAGCTATCAAGCTGGCGAATGACTGAGGGCGAGGACTCAGCCGCCGGTAGCCAGCACGGAAGGTGCGACCAAGCGTGTTACCGGCAAGAGCGCCTTTCGCCGAGCCGTGCGTCGTGTGGTCGCCTCGGTCTGTCGAGCGGCGGGACGGTCCTCCTCGCCGAACCGATCCCGGTTCTCGCGAATCTCAAACAAAGCCCCGTAGCTGAAGACGCAGAAGTTCCCGGTCTTCTGATGGCTTGACTGGATCTGCTGCTTCACCACCTCGATGCCTTTGGCGGTGTCGAGGCGGGGGGCGAACCAGAGGCCGGGGACAACGGTCACCTCGCTGCGCAGCGGCAACCACCCGGTCAGCGCGCTGTCGAACGCGGCGAGATCGGATTTGTAGTTCATCAGAAATGCCGCGTCGAGAAGCTGTTCTCGCACCCAGCGGCGATCGTCGCGGAAGAACCGCAGACTTTCGTTGTATTCAGCTCCTACGGAGGCCGAAAGGGCTGCTGATGGTCGTTCTCGTCGCATCATCGTTCGAATGTCAGCCACCAACTGGGTCACTTGATCGGTTCGCCATTTCTTCCAGGACTCCGGGTTGGCATCGGGTTCCA
It encodes:
- the hslU gene encoding ATP-dependent protease ATPase subunit HslU — protein: MKDLTPRQIVEELDNYIVGQADAKRAVAVAVRNRWRRQQLPEAMRGEVGPKNILMAGPTGVGKTEIARRLAKLVNAPFLKVEASKYTEVGYHGRDVESMIRELLDLAIHMVRQEQAEVVRQEAERLAEERLLDALLPGGRPGELPSDPNSEEAQSRYRTREKFRQKLRDGDFDDREVEVRAEERAAPVGLMATVGMDQLDPELQNFLERLVPQQTKTRRLPVREARKLLVHQTSDQLIDREKAIEMAIRRTENSGIIFIDEIDKIAGPASTHGPDVSRQGVQRDLLPIVEGSTVTTRQGPVKTDHILFIAAGAFHVSKPSDLMPELQGRFPIRVELSELGKEDFVRILTQPQNALTRQQIALMATEGVRLEFTDDAVEAMADIAAQVNRNMTNIGARRLYTIMEKVLEQLSFDAPERRGDNVTVDGAMVRERLVSVWEKEDVSRFIL
- a CDS encoding HEAT repeat domain-containing protein codes for the protein MIAVLLVVGCSDHQKRTWKHRSAADNYRTALEAENADDRRDAVARIAESGYVASEDAFQVLDTAARTDPAFQIRCIAIRALATYKDARPLKTLLMILQATTEAEQALPPNDDVRWETVAAMLKLSRKGALAGQEPSLVRDILIKLAETDTSRNVRIAALEALGDFKDRQVLLPLVRSLRTQDFAIAERAEGSLIRLTGETHYADADAWEKWIASAEDPFANAGRVPPSTRPAGPTWFDRQKRAFKRAIKLAND
- a CDS encoding glutamate racemase: MMNSRPIAVFDSGLGGLTVVRALRQHLPHESIVYFGDTARVPYGTKSSPTILQFAEQDCRFLMRFSPKMVIVACNTASALALDELTQKFDLPLLGVVKPGASEAVRQARGQSIAILATEATVASQAYPRAIHELAPRTPVTQQRCPSLVPLIEEGRSSDDPIMLMLLNEYLDGIRQLDPAVVLLGCTHYPLVAEAIARLMPQANVVDSADATARWAKQMLAHMEILSLSTDPGRLRCYVSDNPQRFREIGGRFLGQAIRDVTWITPEQFFTDDSSPPANPSPASFAPAARVA